In Bacillus sp. S3, the sequence TTGAAAAAAGCAGATGAAGAACAATGGAAACGAAACGATGGGCAAATCAATAAACAATTTCAACCAAATGGCCAACAAAATAACGGCCAACAAAATAAATGGGAACAGAATCAAAAAGAGAAAGATTCAAACGAGCGAAATAAGTGGAATCAAAAAGAGATAAACCCAAACCAGGGAAATAAATGGAAACAGCAAGATAAAATGGAAAGTAATCCTAATAAACAAAAACAATGGAATCAAAAAGATCATAAAAAATAAAGCAAAGTCCGGCTGAACACCGGACTTTTTCCATGTCTATTTAATTATTCTTTCGTAAACTGGCCAGACATTTGTGCCTGAGCTTGTTGTACAAGTCTTTTCGTAATTTCGCCGCCAACAGATCCGTTTGCTCTTGATACTGTATCTGAACCTAATTGAACGCCAAATTCTTGTGCAATTTCGTATTTTACCTGATCTAAGTACTGCTCAATACCAGGAACTAATAATTTATTGCTGCTATTTGCCATTTTCGCTCAACTCCTTTTTTTTCATCCAGAGATACGAAACCCCTGTAAATGTATTATCTATTTTCCGTATCCATTTCATAAGTGGTAATGTTAGTCCAAACTGGAATATTAATCTGCTCCCTTTCCCACATCTTTGGTGGGATGCATAAAGGGGGATGCCTGAGGTTTCCTTTTACTTTCCAGAAGCTCTCGGTTTTCTGTCGTGTTCCAGCCAATATCATTTGTAGGGTGAACCCATTCGTCTCCAGCCATAATCGAAGGGTCTGTATCCTTTGACCAATTCTCTAATGGAGAATTTTCCGAGGCGTAAAAGCTGTCACCAATAGTCACACCGTGTTCGTTAACAAAGGGTGGCTGCATTTTAATCCCGGTATCTTTAAAGCTTGGTGCATTTATTTGATGCGGCATTGTTTCATTAATTGTTAATTTTTCGGAGGACTGATTATTTATTGATTTCTTCATTGCTGTTCACTCCTTTTTACTCTTATTTTCTGCGGGAAAGGTGATTTTATTTATGAAAAATAAGGAAAGGAATGATACCCGGAAAATTGATTAAAACTAAGGGTGTTCGATTAATAAATAGGAGGCTTTTCATATGGCAAAGCGTAAGGCTGAATTTGATGCAGTAACAAAATATACGAAGACACCTCATAAAAATGTACAGGAAAGTGAATTTTCAGCAGAATTTACTGATAATAATAATGCGATCCGGTTTGCAAACCGCAATTCAAAATTAGGAAAAAAGGGAAGAAGCTAAGAAAAGCGGAAGCTCCTTGGTCAGTGGCGTATGACCTGGAGCTGGCCATTTTTCAAAGCCGAAACTAATAAATCCTGATATATAAAGAAAAATAAGCCGGAGAAGTCCGGCTTATTACATTTCTGTAAACGGAAACAACTGAGTCCGGTTATTAGCCGGATCAAAATAGGCCAATAAATATGCCGGGGTTCTCTTCAGTTTCCCTGTTGTAAAATACATGCCTAAATCAAAGGATAGTTCTTCAAGCATTGTATGTTTAAATAAATCTTTTTCATCTAGATTTAGCACAAGAAATTCTTTTCCTAAAAGCTTGGGATTTTCGATTATTTGTTTATATAGTTTCGTTCGTTTATTTTTATCCAGATTTGCTTCCCACCAGGGCTTTCTAGGTTTGTATTTATGGCTTTTTAAATAATCAACCTTCATAAGACCTGCAATCACATCAAGATTTTCAACCGAAATATCTTTTAGAAAGGAAAATAATCGGCGGAATAAATCCTCTAGCTGGTGGCCGATTCTTGACCAACCACGTTCATCCCAATAGGAACCAAAGTCTTGGAAGAAATCAAATGGTGAAGCAAACACATTCGTTACTAAATATTCAACCGTTTGATCCATACGGTGATCGTTCCAATATTTTTCTAAAACATCCTCTACTTGTTTGATTCTTACAATATCAGCAAATGAAAGGACATTATTGCTTAGGATTTCATATGGAGAATGATCCATATATACATATTGATGGTTCGCGGCCTGCAGACGTACTCCTGTTCCACGAAGCATTTTTAAAAATCCTAATTGTAATTCTTCGGGTCTCATCTCAAACACATCGTTGAAAGTCTTCCGGAAAGACGAATAATCCTCTTCAGGCAGTCCGGCAATCAAATCAAGATGCTGATCAATTTTGCCGCCTTCCTTTACCATTGTTACTGTTCTGGTCAATTTTGAAAAGTTTTGTTTGCGTTTAACTAGTTCATTTGTATAGTCATTTGTTGATTGAACGCCTATTTCAAAACGGAAAAGCCCTTTTGGCGCCTCTTCATTTAAAAATTCAATGACTTCTGGCCGCATAATATCAGCCGTAATTTCAAATTGAAAAACGGTCCCGGGAAGATGTTCATCGATGAGGAAACGAAACATTTCCATCGCATAGCTTCTACTGATGTTAAAGGTCCGATCTACAAACTTAATCGTTTTTGCGCCATTTTCCATTAAATAGCGAATATCGGATTTTATCTTTTCCCTGTCAAAATATCTTACCCCGACTTCAATAGAAGACAGGCAAAACTGGCAGCTAAAAGGGCAACCCCTGCTTGTTTCGATATAGGTAACTCGTTTTCCTAGGTCAGAGATGTCCTCTGGGAAACGGTAGGGGGACGGAAGCTCTTTAAGATCCAACTTATTTAATTGGGGTGTCATCATCACTTTTCCATTTTCACGATAAGCGATTCCGTATACATTCCGATAATTTTTTGTCGTTTGGATCTCCTTCAGCAACTGCTTAAAGGTGTGTTCCCCCTCGCCCACAACAATAAAATCAACCTCTGGAGATTTTTCCATCCATTCAGCCGTATCATAGGTGACCTCGGGCCCTCCTAAAACAATCAGGATGGAGGGGTCAACTTTTTTCAGCATATTTACCACTTTTAGTGTTTCTTCAATATTCCAAATATAGCAGCTGAAACCAATTACTGTAGGTTTCGCCTGATAAAGATCTGAGACAATGTTAAGGACGGGATCTTTGATTGTATATTCTTTCATTTGAACGGTAAATTCCGGAGCGGCGTAAGCTTTTAAATAACGGATGGCAAGATTGGTATGTATAAACTTTGCATTCAAAGTAGAACAAATAACATTCATAAAATAACTCCTTTTCGATAATAAAAAGATAATTATATCTTATTTTTGACTAAAAAGGTAGCAGACAAACGTTTAAAGCAAGGGAGCATTGGAGAAGTTCTAGCATAATATATTTGCTGTTATATAACAATTCCACCCCTGTTATACAATTGGGAAGTCTGATAAATACAGTAATATAAATGGTTTTTTTAAGAAAATTGAATGTGTTACAAAAAAAATTGGCGTTTGTTTGACTTTTGTCACAGCCAAAATATTGCTGATGTCCTACAATGACTTTGGGAAAGTTAAATTTTTATGTCTGTTTCGTGTTTTTTTTTGAACGAAATTGGGGAGGGATATTGTGTCTATTTTACCTAAAAAAAATGAATTGGGATTTTTTGAAATCCGTCTGGAATCAATTGGCGGGCTCGGAGCAAATTTAGCCGGAAAGATGTTGGCAGAAGCTGGTGTGTTAAGTCTCGGTTTAAAGGGTTCTAATTTTTCATCTTATGGGTCCGAGAAGAAAGGTTCTCCGGTAAAGAGTTTCATCCGATTTTGTGATCCAGAGGTAGAAATCAGAGATCATAGTCCAATCGAACAGCCACATATAGTTGGGGTTTTTCATGAAGCCTTATATAGAACAGTAAATGTTGTCAGCGGTTTAAACGCTGATGGGATTGTTTTAGTCAATACTTCAAGAGATTTTGATGATGTCAAAAATGATTTACAACTGGAGTACGGTACTCTTGCCATTGTTGATGCCTTAACCATTGCCGTTGAGGAAAAGACAAAAGTTAATACGGCAATGCTTGGAGCATTGTATCGAATTTGTGATTTTTTAGATCCGGAATCAATGAGAGATGTTATTCGCAAAACGTTTACAAAAAAATATCCTCATCTTGTTGAACCGAATATTCGTACGTTTGATCGCGGATACAATGAAGTTCAATTTAAAACATATGAAGTGCCAGCTGGTGCTGAAGGGAAAGCCTTTACACGTACGCTTCCACAGCTTGGCTATTTGACTCAGGAAATCGGTGGTGTAATGGTTTCTCAAGCGAATAGTATTTTTAAAGATTTAAGCGGTTCACGTCAGGGATTTCTTCCTGAGTTTCAACAGGAAAAATGTATTCATTGTGCAGCCTGCGATAATGTTTGTCCTGATTTTTGTTTTGTTTGGGAAGAGGGAGAAGATAAACGCGGCAGAAAGCAAATGTTCCTTAAAGGAATTGACTATCAATATTGTAAAGGCTGCTTAAAATGTGTGGAAGCATGCCCAACCGATGCACTTGGTGATTTACGTGAATTGCTGGGATATGCTGATGAAAACCGAGTGAAACAAAACTTTCCTTATGTTGCAGGAGGGATTCAATAATGGCAATTTTAGAAGATAAATTAACAGCGCAAGGTACGGCTGAACAGATCTCTACCTTTGAATCAGGAAACGAAATGGCTGCAACGGCAGCAGCTCAAATTAACTATCATATAATGGGTTATTTTCCAATCACGCCTTCAACTGAAGTCGCGCAATTTTTAGATCAAATGAAAACCCGCGGTGAACATGATATCAAGTTAATTCCTGCTGACGGAGAACACGGTTCTGCAGGTATTTGTTATGGAGCAGCAGCAACGGGTGCCCGTGTATTTAATGCTACAAGTGCAAACGGATTCTTATATATGCTTGAACAGATGCCTGTACAATCAGGAACCCGTTTTCCAATGGTCATGAATTTGGTTACACGTGCTGTCAGCGGCCCGCTTGATATTCGCGGAGATCACTCTGATCTATATTACGCATTGAATACTGGCTGGGTTATATTAACGGCAAAAACACCGCAAGCGGTTTATGATATGAACATCATGGCTTTAAAGATTGCAGAACATTCAAAGGTGCGTTTACCAGTAATTGTAGCCTATGATGGTTTCTTTACTTCACACCAAAAGCGAAGAGTAGAATACTTTAAGGATCGTACTGTCGTCCAGCAATTTGTTGGTGAATGTCCTACAGATTATAACTTTGTCAGGGATTTGAGCAAACCTGTTACCATCGGGGCACATATGAGCGGTGATGATTTTATCAATAACCACTTCCAACAATCAGAAGCAATGTATAATGCTGGTGAGGTTTTTAAAGAGGTTGCTGCTGAATATGCGAAACTTTCTGGCAGAGAATATCCTGTTCTAGATTTATATAAAATGGAAGATGCAGAAGTGGCTTTGTTTTTATTAAATTCTGCCGCTGAATCTGCAAAGGATGTGGTCGATCAACTGCGTGAAAAGGGAATTAAAGCCGGGGTCATCAGCCCAAATATTATTCGTCCATTCCCAGCAAAAGAAATTCGTGAAGCACTTAAGAATGTAAAGGTATTATTAGTCGGTGAGCGTGCTGATTCTTATGGGGCAAATGGGCCGAACTTAACACATGAAGTGAAATCAGCCCTTCAAGATGATAAGGATAATAAGACAATCGTGTTAAGCCGTGTTTTCGGTCTTGGCGGAAAGGATTTCTATGCAAGTGATGCACAGGCCTTTTTTGAAATGACGATTGATACAATGGAGAAGGGATATGCGGAAAAGCCTTTTGATTATTATGGCCATATTCCCGGTAACCCGGATAAGATTCTAAAGCCGGTCATTTTACCACAGCATGGCGATGTATTTAAATCAGGATTAATTGATGTCAAGATGGATGAAGTTACCAATAAATTAAAAGTGAAAATCCCGCCGCTCCGCGCTCTTACTGGAAAACCAAAACGGATTGCATCAGGACACGGGGCCTGTCCGGGCTGTGGAATCTTTGCAGGCTTAGAGTTATTCTTCAAAGGAATTGAGGGGGATATTGTTACCCTGTTTCAAACAGGCTGTGCCTATGTCACAACAACGGGTTACCCAAGCACCTCTCACAAGCAAACGATGATGCATAACTTGTTCCAAAATGGCGCTGCAACTTTATCAGGAACATTGGAAGCATTCATGGAATTAAAAAGCCGCGGTGAAATTAATGTTTCTGACGATGCGACATTTGTCATGATCACTGGTGATGGCGGTATGGACATTGGAATGGGCTCTGCGATTGGAACAGCGCTTCGTGGCCATAAATTGATTATGCTTGAATATGATAACGAAGGATATATGAATACAGGCTCTCAAATGTCGTATTCTACCCCAATGGGACATATGACTAGTACATCGGGTGTTGGAAAAGCACAGCGCGGAAAAGCATTCCATCATAAGGATACTGCGCAAATTATGGCTGCGGCAAATATGCCATATGTGTTCACTGGGTCCGAGGCATTCCCGCAAGACTTAGTGAAAAAAGGTGCAAAGGCACAGTGGTATGCGCAAAACGTTGGAACAGTTTACGGTAAAATCCTTATTACATGTCCGCTAAACTGGAAATCGGATGACCGGTTTGGTACGAAAATTGTCGAAGCTGCAGTAGATTCTTGCTTCTTCCCGCTC encodes:
- a CDS encoding DUF3905 domain-containing protein, which produces MKKSINNQSSEKLTINETMPHQINAPSFKDTGIKMQPPFVNEHGVTIGDSFYASENSPLENWSKDTDPSIMAGDEWVHPTNDIGWNTTENRELLESKRKPQASPFMHPTKDVGKGAD
- a CDS encoding alpha/beta-type small acid-soluble spore protein, coding for MANSSNKLLVPGIEQYLDQVKYEIAQEFGVQLGSDTVSRANGSVGGEITKRLVQQAQAQMSGQFTKE
- a CDS encoding thiamine pyrophosphate-dependent enzyme, with amino-acid sequence MAILEDKLTAQGTAEQISTFESGNEMAATAAAQINYHIMGYFPITPSTEVAQFLDQMKTRGEHDIKLIPADGEHGSAGICYGAAATGARVFNATSANGFLYMLEQMPVQSGTRFPMVMNLVTRAVSGPLDIRGDHSDLYYALNTGWVILTAKTPQAVYDMNIMALKIAEHSKVRLPVIVAYDGFFTSHQKRRVEYFKDRTVVQQFVGECPTDYNFVRDLSKPVTIGAHMSGDDFINNHFQQSEAMYNAGEVFKEVAAEYAKLSGREYPVLDLYKMEDAEVALFLLNSAAESAKDVVDQLREKGIKAGVISPNIIRPFPAKEIREALKNVKVLLVGERADSYGANGPNLTHEVKSALQDDKDNKTIVLSRVFGLGGKDFYASDAQAFFEMTIDTMEKGYAEKPFDYYGHIPGNPDKILKPVILPQHGDVFKSGLIDVKMDEVTNKLKVKIPPLRALTGKPKRIASGHGACPGCGIFAGLELFFKGIEGDIVTLFQTGCAYVTTTGYPSTSHKQTMMHNLFQNGAATLSGTLEAFMELKSRGEINVSDDATFVMITGDGGMDIGMGSAIGTALRGHKLIMLEYDNEGYMNTGSQMSYSTPMGHMTSTSGVGKAQRGKAFHHKDTAQIMAAANMPYVFTGSEAFPQDLVKKGAKAQWYAQNVGTVYGKILITCPLNWKSDDRFGTKIVEAAVDSCFFPLYEVEQGVTTITYNPEDKNKRIPLSDWLKYMGKTKHLLKDENKPILEEFEAEVEKRWQRLKAKHENPML
- a CDS encoding 2-oxoacid:acceptor oxidoreductase family protein, translated to MSILPKKNELGFFEIRLESIGGLGANLAGKMLAEAGVLSLGLKGSNFSSYGSEKKGSPVKSFIRFCDPEVEIRDHSPIEQPHIVGVFHEALYRTVNVVSGLNADGIVLVNTSRDFDDVKNDLQLEYGTLAIVDALTIAVEEKTKVNTAMLGALYRICDFLDPESMRDVIRKTFTKKYPHLVEPNIRTFDRGYNEVQFKTYEVPAGAEGKAFTRTLPQLGYLTQEIGGVMVSQANSIFKDLSGSRQGFLPEFQQEKCIHCAACDNVCPDFCFVWEEGEDKRGRKQMFLKGIDYQYCKGCLKCVEACPTDALGDLRELLGYADENRVKQNFPYVAGGIQ
- a CDS encoding B12-binding domain-containing radical SAM protein, whose amino-acid sequence is MNVICSTLNAKFIHTNLAIRYLKAYAAPEFTVQMKEYTIKDPVLNIVSDLYQAKPTVIGFSCYIWNIEETLKVVNMLKKVDPSILIVLGGPEVTYDTAEWMEKSPEVDFIVVGEGEHTFKQLLKEIQTTKNYRNVYGIAYRENGKVMMTPQLNKLDLKELPSPYRFPEDISDLGKRVTYIETSRGCPFSCQFCLSSIEVGVRYFDREKIKSDIRYLMENGAKTIKFVDRTFNISRSYAMEMFRFLIDEHLPGTVFQFEITADIMRPEVIEFLNEEAPKGLFRFEIGVQSTNDYTNELVKRKQNFSKLTRTVTMVKEGGKIDQHLDLIAGLPEEDYSSFRKTFNDVFEMRPEELQLGFLKMLRGTGVRLQAANHQYVYMDHSPYEILSNNVLSFADIVRIKQVEDVLEKYWNDHRMDQTVEYLVTNVFASPFDFFQDFGSYWDERGWSRIGHQLEDLFRRLFSFLKDISVENLDVIAGLMKVDYLKSHKYKPRKPWWEANLDKNKRTKLYKQIIENPKLLGKEFLVLNLDEKDLFKHTMLEELSFDLGMYFTTGKLKRTPAYLLAYFDPANNRTQLFPFTEM